In Vitis riparia cultivar Riparia Gloire de Montpellier isolate 1030 chromosome 19, EGFV_Vit.rip_1.0, whole genome shotgun sequence, the following proteins share a genomic window:
- the LOC117908662 gene encoding cytochrome b561 and DOMON domain-containing protein At2g04850-like produces the protein MYSSNCLKPLLIFPILATLCLLSTTTSTAQPSTQCSERFELMITNGNGRNKPKCQKLTTLKAEFGWTILKNKSIDIFFGARLDNDEGWLAWGVNPEKRPQMVGTRAIIGIKSQNGSLMVNTYNITSGTKLGCQLLPSELHDDNDVLFSNRKIFINQTDFVVISATVTLPSEYNITDLHHVWQVGDKVDGNEPKMHPTTLQNVDSTETINLNTGEGHSVGQHRRHLRTVHGILNIVGWGTLLPMGVIVARYFRKFPFKNTYWFLAHIYIQIIGYTLGTIGWAIGLVLGHSSRYYTFRIHRILAIFIFTFTSLQMLALRLKPETKDEYRKYWDMYHHFLGYSLLALISVNIFQGIAILKPDKTWKWVYIGVLGALASITLVFEICTWVKFLKQKKKDKDTAKQQAGAPGGGGALTGGGGPPGGGAPTGGGAPTGGGAPHGDLLSPDGGPAL, from the exons ATGTACTCTTCTAATTGTCTTAAGCCTCTACTCATCTTCCCAATATTGGCTACTCTCTGCCTCctctccaccaccacctccactgCCCAACCCAGCACCCAATGCAGTGAGCGATTCGAATTGATGATCACCAATGGAAATGGAAGAAACAAGCCAAAATGCCAGAAGTTGACAACTCTAAAGGCTGAATTCGGTTGGACTATTCTTAAGAATAAGTCCATCGATATCTTCTTCGGCGCAAGGCTGGATAACGACGAGGGGTGGCTGGCCTGGGGTGTGAACCCTGAGAAGAGGCCACAGATGGTCGGGACAAGAGCCATCATAGGCATTAAGAGCCAAAATGGGAGCCTAATGGTGAACACTTACAACATCACTAGTGGCACTAAGCTCGGCTGCCAGTTGCTTCCGTCCGAGCTTCATGATGATAATGATGTGTTGTTTAGTAACAGGAAAATCTTCATCAACCAAACAGACTTCGTGGTAATATCTGCAACAGTAACTCTCCCTTCTGAATACAACATTACGGACCTCCATCATGTGTGGCAAGTTGGGGATAAGGTCGATGGGAACGAGCCCAAGATGCACCCGACCACCCTCCAGAACGTTGATAGTACCGAGACCATAAACTTGAACACCGGGGAAGGCCACAGCGTCGGACAGCACCGGCGTCACCTAAGAACG GTTCATGGGATTCTGAACATTGTGGGGTGGGGGACTCTGCTACCCATGGGCGTGATCGTGGCGAGGTACTTCAGGAAATTTCCATTTAAAAACACATACTGGTTCTTAGCTCATATCTACATACAAATTATTGGGTACACTCTGGGCACAATCGGGTGGGCCATTGGCCTGGTGCTGGGACACTCCTCCAGATACTACACCTTCCGCATTCATCGAATCCTCGCAATATTCATATTCACCTTCACAAGCTTACAA ATGTTGGCGTTGAGATTGAAGCCGGAGACAAAGGATGAATATAGGAAGTACTGGGACATGTACCACCACTTCCTGGGGTACTCGCTTCTGGCCTTGATATCTGTAAATATATTTCAGGGGATTGCCATCTTGAAGCCTGACAAAACCTGGAAATGGGTGTACATTGGAGTGCTTGGGGCTTTGGCTTCCATCACTTTAGTCTTTGAGATCTGTACTTGGGTAAAATTCCTAAAGCAGAAGAAAAAGGACAAGGATACCGCCAAACAACAAGCTGGTGCGCCAGGTGGCGGAGGAGCCCTTACTGGCGGAGGAGGCCCTCCTGGCGGAGGAGCCCCTACTGGCGGAGGAGCTCCTACTGGCGGAGGAGCTCCCCATGGTGACCTACTATCCCCTGATGGAGGACCGGCTCTATAA
- the LOC117909025 gene encoding pyridoxal phosphate homeostasis protein-like isoform X2, translating to MAAPAMEGLAVTALRSAMLRVRQAAERSGRRSDQVRVVAVSKTKPVSLIRQVYDAGHRCFGENYVQEINEKAPQLPEDIEWHFIGHLQSNKVKPLLAAVPNLAMVEGVDNEKIANQLDRVVSGIRRKPLKVLVQVNTSGEVSKSGVEPSGCVELAKHVKLGCPNLEFSGLMTIGMPDYSSTPENFRRLLNCRIEVCKALGMAEEQCELSMGMSGDFEQAIEMGSTNVRIGSTIFGPREYPKKEQN from the exons ATGGCTGCTCCGGCTATGGAAGGCCTCGCCGTCACAGCTCTCCGGTCCGCTATGCTCCGTGTCCGTCAAGCGGCAGAGAGGTCCGGTCGCCGGTCCGATCAGGTCCGCGTTGTGGCTGTCTCAAAAACCAAACCAGTCTCTCTCATCCGGCAAGTCTACGACGCCGGTCACCGTTGTTTTGGCGAAAACTACGTTCAAGAGATAAACGAAAAAGCACCACAG CTTCCAGAGGACATTGAATGGCATTTTATTGGGCATTTGCAGAGCAATAAAGTGAAACCGCTTCTGG CTGCAGTCCCCAATCTTGCCATGGTTGAAGGTGTAGATAATGAGAAG ATTGCAAATCAACTTGATCGTGTGGTTTCAGGCATCAGAAGGAAGCCTTTGAAGGTTTTGGTTCAAGTGAATACTAGTGGAGAAGTAT CAAAATCTGGAGTTGAGCCATCAGGTTGTGTGGAGCTAGCTAAACATGTTAAGCTAGGCTGCCCCAATCTCGAGTTTTCTGGTTTAATGACAATAGGGATGCCAGACTATTCATCAACTCCAGAGAACTTCAGG AGACTATTGAACTGTAGAATTGAGGTTTGTAAAGCTCTTGGAATGGCAGAGGAGCAGTGCGAGCTGTCAATGGGCATGTCTGGTGACTTTGAGCAAGCG ATTGAAATGGGCAGCACCAATGTGAGAATTGGATCAACCATATTTGGACCAAGGGAGTATCCTAAGAAAGAACAGAATTAG
- the LOC117909025 gene encoding pyridoxal phosphate homeostasis protein-like isoform X1 — MAAPAMEGLAVTALRSAMLRVRQAAERSGRRSDQVRVVAVSKTKPVSLIRQVYDAGHRCFGENYVQEINEKAPQLPEDIEWHFIGHLQSNKVKPLLAAVPNLAMVEGVDNEKIANQLDRVVSGIRRKPLKVLVQVNTSGEVYLILISSLINVMFMAAKSGVEPSGCVELAKHVKLGCPNLEFSGLMTIGMPDYSSTPENFRRLLNCRIEVCKALGMAEEQCELSMGMSGDFEQAIEMGSTNVRIGSTIFGPREYPKKEQN, encoded by the exons ATGGCTGCTCCGGCTATGGAAGGCCTCGCCGTCACAGCTCTCCGGTCCGCTATGCTCCGTGTCCGTCAAGCGGCAGAGAGGTCCGGTCGCCGGTCCGATCAGGTCCGCGTTGTGGCTGTCTCAAAAACCAAACCAGTCTCTCTCATCCGGCAAGTCTACGACGCCGGTCACCGTTGTTTTGGCGAAAACTACGTTCAAGAGATAAACGAAAAAGCACCACAG CTTCCAGAGGACATTGAATGGCATTTTATTGGGCATTTGCAGAGCAATAAAGTGAAACCGCTTCTGG CTGCAGTCCCCAATCTTGCCATGGTTGAAGGTGTAGATAATGAGAAG ATTGCAAATCAACTTGATCGTGTGGTTTCAGGCATCAGAAGGAAGCCTTTGAAGGTTTTGGTTCAAGTGAATACTAGTGGAGAAGTAT ATTTGATTTTAATCAGTTCATTGATTAATGTGATGTTTATGGCAGCAAAATCTGGAGTTGAGCCATCAGGTTGTGTGGAGCTAGCTAAACATGTTAAGCTAGGCTGCCCCAATCTCGAGTTTTCTGGTTTAATGACAATAGGGATGCCAGACTATTCATCAACTCCAGAGAACTTCAGG AGACTATTGAACTGTAGAATTGAGGTTTGTAAAGCTCTTGGAATGGCAGAGGAGCAGTGCGAGCTGTCAATGGGCATGTCTGGTGACTTTGAGCAAGCG ATTGAAATGGGCAGCACCAATGTGAGAATTGGATCAACCATATTTGGACCAAGGGAGTATCCTAAGAAAGAACAGAATTAG